AAACAACCCGAAACTTCGCCGGCATGATCAAATGGGCCTGCCTCTTACAATACCTGCGATATGACGTCAAAATCGCGTTTTGAGACAAGGCCTAGTGTAGCAAACTTAACTCAGGAAAGACGGCGCTGGTGATTGATCGACGTAGGGACGACCCGGATGATGCGCAGGGCGAGGTGACTCAGGTTGCCGTGCGGAGACGGCCGCGCGTCGCCAAACTGCTGCTCGGCGCGGCCTTGGGAGTGATGCTCGCAGTCATCGGCGCCGTGGTCGTCGCCGTCGCTTTCTATCGCGATCCCTTGCCGGCGTTGACGGATGAGACGTTGAGCGCCGCGCGCGCCCGTTGGGACCAAGCCGGACCGCGCAGTTATTCGCTGGAGGTCCAAATCTTCGGACGCCGGCCGGGCGTGGTGCAACTTAAGGTCCGCGATGGCGAACCGGTGGAGATGACGCGCGACGGTCGCGTGCCGGATCAGCGACGCACCTGGGCCGCCTGGACCGTACCGAGCCAGTTCGACATGCTGGCCACCGAACTCCAGGGCCAGCGCGATCCGGAGAAAGGCTACAACGCCCCGGCCGGGAGCCAAGTGGTGCTCAAAGCGGACTTCGACCCTAGACTCGGCTATCCGTTGCACGTGAGGCGGCAGGTGCTCGGGACGGAACTCAACGTCGAATGGCGCGTGACGAAGTTTGTGGCTGATTAGTTCGAAGTTTTCAGTGTTCAGTTTTCAGTGCTTGGGATCGAAGTCCTCACTGAAAACTGAACACTGAAAACTTCAAACTCTTCCTCAAGCAAACGCTTCCCGCAACATCTTCAAACTCTTCGGAATCGCCGTCTCGTAATCTTCTTTGCCTTCGAACTCCAGCGAGATGTAGCCCTGGTAGTTGTGGCGGCGAAGGATTTCGGCGACCTTTTGGTAGTCGAGGTCCAATTCGTACCATTTGCCGCCGCCGTAGTAGGTCTTGGCTTGCACGAAGACGGCGTGCGGGGCCATTTGTTCGTATTGCGGGATTTGATCTTCGAGGAAGTTGCCGGTATCGAGCGTGGCGCGGAGCCAGGGGCTGTTGATCGCGTTGATGATGCGCAGCACGCCGTCGGCGTTGCGGCCCAGGCCCCAGTGATTTTCCAGGCCGAGCGTGACTCCGCATTCCTCCGCTTTGGGCAGCAGCTTCTCCAGGCTACCGATCACCCAGCCGAAACCGTCGTCGTCGGTATAGCCTTCGAGGCCAGGCTCGCGCCCCTGGTTGGCCATGAAGTCGTCGAAGTTCTTAATCGTGCCCCAGCGGCCCGTGTTGATCCGCACCGTGGGGATGCCGAGCTGATAGGCCAGTTCGATGCAATGCAGCGTGTGGCCGATATTCACGCGGCGGACGTTTTCATCCGGATTGACGAACCCCTGGTGGGTCGAAAATCCGCAGAGCGCCAGCCCGTGCAGGAACGCGCGCTGCTTGATCTTCTGCAGGTAGGCGTTGCTTTCCGACTCCATCTGAATGTGCAGCAGCTCCACGGCGTCAAAGCCCATCTCGGCCGCCAGGTCGATGCACTGCTTGATTGGCAACTTCGTGGCGTCGTTAAAGCGCCAGAAAGAATAGGTGGAAACGCCGATGGGATTGGGGCGGTTTTTCCTCTTCGGCGCGGCGTCAGCCGTCTGTGCGGATGCGACTTGTGTGGCGCCCAAGGCGGCCCCGGCGGCGATGCCGGCTTGCGTCAGAAAGGAACGGCGTTGCATGGCGATGGCTGCTTGAGGAAGTTGTGAATTGCCGCGTAGTTTAATTCGAGACACGGTTCATTTGAAGAGGCCGAAGTCGCTTCCGAAGATTCACCACGGAGAGCACGGAGGACACGGAGGGAGGAGGGGGAATGACGAATGGATGCTGGCATTGGGTTGGTTTGCTAGCGAACATTCAGTCATTCGAGCTTCGACATTCCTTCGTCATTCGGATTTCGAAATTCGTCATTCCCCCTTTCATGAGCTGTTTTTCTCCGCGTCGCCGGCTAGCTTGTAACCTTCGGATTTGGCGACGAAGGTTGCTGCGGTGATGTCGCCGGTGACGTTGAGCGTGGTGCGGCACATATCCAGGAAGCGGTCGATGCCCAGGATCACCGCCACGAGTTCCGGTTGCACCCCGATGGTGGAGAGGACGAGCACGACGAACGGGATCGAACCGCTCGGGACGCCAGCCGTGCCGATGCCGCCGAGGATCGCCATGTAGGCGACCATCAATTGTTGCCCAAGCGTGAGGTCAACGCCCGCGAGTTGCGCCAGGAATAAGACGGTCACGCCTTCGTAGAGTGCCGTGCCATTTTGGTTCGCGGTGGCACCGACGGTGAGGACGAAGTTCCCAATTTCCGGCGGGACGTGCAGATTCTCTTCCGTGACTTTCATCGCGGTCGGCAGCGTCGCGTTCGAGCTCGAGGTGGAGAACGCGGTCAGCGCAGCGGTGCGCGTGCGGCGGAAGAAATCGAGCGGCGGAATGCCGGACAAATAGTACACCGACAGCGAGTAGACACCGAACATGTGCAGCGCCAAGCCGCCGAGCACCGCAACCACATACCATGAGAGCGCGGCCAGCAACTCGATGCCGAACTGCGCGGTGTTGTTGAACACCAGGCAGGCCACGGCGTACGGTGCGGTCAGCATGATCAGATCGATGAGTTTCGAGATTACCTCGAACAGGCCTTGCAGCACGGAAACCAGCGACCGCGTGGCGTCATGAGGCAGGAGCGTAATGCCGACGCCCATCAGTAGCGCGAAGAACATCAGATGCAACATGTTCGGCAGTTCCGTCGCCGCCGAAAAGAACGGGTTCGACGGAATCAACGTGTCGACCACCTTTTTCAAAGGCGCCGTCGGCTTGGCCGCTTCGGCTTTGTCCGGGGCCGCGGGGACGCCGGCGCCGAACTTCTCACGCAACTCTGTGGCCGTTTCCTCGGACATCCGCTTGCCAGGCTTAATGGTGTTGGCCATAGTGAGACCAATCACCACCGAAATGCCCGAAATCACCAGCGTGTAAAGAAACGCCTTCAGGCCAAGGCGGCCAAGCTTGCGTATATCTCCAATGCCGGCGATGCCGACCACGAGCGAGGAAAACACGAGCGGCACGACGAGCATCAACAAGAGCCGCAGGAACAATGCGCCGATCGGCCCGGTGATATGAAAAATAACCCAATCCACCGCTCGTTTGGCCGAACTATCTTCGTCGCCAACCGCCAGATTGACGGCGATGCCGACGACGGCGCCTAGCACCAGGCCGATCATGATCCGATGGTGCAGCGGCAGCCGGCGCTTCGCGTCAATGGTCGGAGAGGTCATGTTTGGAGCTTGGATTGAGCCATAATGGAGTCTGGCGACACGTCATTTGGGCGAGCTTGCTGCATCATCGACAACCCGCCGCTCAAGTCAAGGCTGACGGTCGTCGCGTTCCTTACTTCTTACTTCCCGTACCGCGTTTATGCCCCTCACCTTCGAGCACGTCACCAAGTTCTATGGCCCGGTGATCGGGGTGAATGATATTAGTTGCCAGATTGGTCCTGGCATCACGGGGCTGCTGGGCGCGAATGGGGCCGGGAAGTCGACGTTGCTCAAGCTCGCGAGCGGGCAGTTGCGGCCGACGCTCGGGCGTGTCCGGCTCAACGAGCATGACGCCTGGTCGACGGCCGCCAAGCGGATCCTGGGGTTCAGCCCGGACATCAATCAGTTCTACGAGGAAATGACCGGGTTCGAGTTTGTTTATACGATGGCCCGGCTGCACGGGTACTCGCGGCGCATCGCGCGCGAGCAGACGCAGGTGGCGATCGATGAAGTCGGCATGGCGGACCGTTCGGCGCGGCGGATTGCCGGTTGCAGCCACGGGATGCGGCAACGGATCAAGCTGGCGCAGGCGCTCGTGCATGATCCGGAGATTTTGTTGCTCGACGAGCCGATGACGGGCATCGACCCCGGCGGCCGGCGGGAATTCGGCGAGTTGCTGGGGAAACTCGCCGAGCGTGGTAAGACGGTCTTGGTCAGCAGCCATTTGCTGACCGAGGTGGAACAGCTCACCAATTCGATTTTGATGATCGCCCGTGGCCGTATCCTGGCCTGGGGCACATTGCGCGAGATTCGGGCAATGCTGGACGACCAGCCGTTCTGCGTGGAAGTCGTCAGTGAGCAGCCACGCCGCTGGGCGGAAAAGCTTGTTGGCGCGAACGAAGTGGAAGCCGTGGAAATGTGCGGCGAACGGCTGCTGGTCCGTACCCGGGAGCCACAGAAGTTCTTCGCGTTGGTGAATCGACTCGCGGTCGACGAGCGATTGCCGATCGATCAATTAACTACCCTCGACGGCGGCGCGGACGCGGTCTTCGGCTACTTGCAACAGAGGTCGGCATGAACTTGTTGCGCGCCTGTTCCGCGCTCTGTTGGGTTTCGTTCCGGCGACTGCTCTGGTCGTCCGGCACGTTGATGATTTTATTGCCGCTGGGTCTGACCATCGCGGAGCTCTCGATCCTGGGCCATCGCTATGCGCTCGACAAGAACTTCGGCCGCGCGTTCGAGCAGTTCAGCCGGGAATTCGTGATCTTTCAGTTTGCGCTGTTGGTGATCCCGCTCTGCGCGCTGACCTACGCGACGACTAGCATCGGCGGTGATCGCGAAGATCGCACGCTGCTCTTCCTGCTGGTGCGGCCGGTGCCGCGTCCGCTGATCGTGGTGGCCAAGATCTTTGCCACGTTACCGCTTGTATTGGGCTTGATCATCGGCGTGTTTTACGTCGATTGCCGGCTCGCTGGGGCTGCGGGCGTGGCGGCGTTTGATGCCTATTTGCCGGCGGTGCTGGCAATGTCGGTCAGCTACGTCGCCGCCTTTCATCTCTTTGCGGTGTTGTTCCGGCACGCGACGGTGCTGGCGCTGATCTATTCGATCTTCATGGAGTTTTTCCTTAGCAATATTCCCGGCATGGTGCAAAGATTTGCCGTGAACTTTTATGGCCGGTCGATGATCTATGACTACGGCACCTCGCTGCTCCAGGTCCGCGGGGAAAGCCGCGTCGTGGAACCGCTCGATCCCCGCGTGTTCACGGGAGTTACCGCGGAAACCGCGCTGTGGGCGATGCTGGGCATCAGCGCGACGGCGATTGTCTTGGCGATGATCGTGTTCCAGCGCAAGGAATACCGGGACCTGACTTGAAGTAGTGTTCGCCATGAACCGCCGCCAATTGGAAAAACTCGGCGTTCCCGCGCGTTGCTTGAAAGAGGCGATCGCGGCCGTGCAAAGCGCCGCGACCGATGGCGGACTGCGCGGGAAGGACGTCCGCGCACAGTTGCTGGCCGTGGTGGAGCGTCCGACGGAGTTTACCTCGGATCCGCATTTTGCTCCCTTGGCGAATGCACTTCTCGAAGCCGAGGCGACCGGGATGATGGAGCCGATCACTTACCGCACGTGGGGGACGGAGATTGACGACGGCGCGCATCAGCAGATGCGTCAGGCCTGCGGACTGCCGATGGCGCGCGGGGCGGCGTTGATGCCCGATGCACACATCGGGTATGGCTTGCCGATCGGCGGCGTGCTGGCGCTTGAAGGGGCGGTGGTGCCTTACGCCGTGGGCGTGGATATCGCTTGTCGGATGAAGCTGTCGATCTTCGATCTGTCGCCGGAAGCGCTGACCCGACAGCCGTCGCTCTTCGACGCCGCGCTGGAACGCGGGACGCGGTTTGGCATCGGCGTGGAATATCGCCGTCCGATGGAGCATCCGGTCATGGATCGCGATTGGACGGTGACGCGCATTACGCGC
This sequence is a window from Planctomycetia bacterium. Protein-coding genes within it:
- a CDS encoding sugar phosphate isomerase/epimerase family protein; its protein translation is MQRRSFLTQAGIAAGAALGATQVASAQTADAAPKRKNRPNPIGVSTYSFWRFNDATKLPIKQCIDLAAEMGFDAVELLHIQMESESNAYLQKIKQRAFLHGLALCGFSTHQGFVNPDENVRRVNIGHTLHCIELAYQLGIPTVRINTGRWGTIKNFDDFMANQGREPGLEGYTDDDGFGWVIGSLEKLLPKAEECGVTLGLENHWGLGRNADGVLRIINAINSPWLRATLDTGNFLEDQIPQYEQMAPHAVFVQAKTYYGGGKWYELDLDYQKVAEILRRHNYQGYISLEFEGKEDYETAIPKSLKMLREAFA
- a CDS encoding DUF6174 domain-containing protein; translated protein: MIDRRRDDPDDAQGEVTQVAVRRRPRVAKLLLGAALGVMLAVIGAVVVAVAFYRDPLPALTDETLSAARARWDQAGPRSYSLEVQIFGRRPGVVQLKVRDGEPVEMTRDGRVPDQRRTWAAWTVPSQFDMLATELQGQRDPEKGYNAPAGSQVVLKADFDPRLGYPLHVRRQVLGTELNVEWRVTKFVAD
- a CDS encoding ABC transporter ATP-binding protein; its protein translation is MPLTFEHVTKFYGPVIGVNDISCQIGPGITGLLGANGAGKSTLLKLASGQLRPTLGRVRLNEHDAWSTAAKRILGFSPDINQFYEEMTGFEFVYTMARLHGYSRRIAREQTQVAIDEVGMADRSARRIAGCSHGMRQRIKLAQALVHDPEILLLDEPMTGIDPGGRREFGELLGKLAERGKTVLVSSHLLTEVEQLTNSILMIARGRILAWGTLREIRAMLDDQPFCVEVVSEQPRRWAEKLVGANEVEAVEMCGERLLVRTREPQKFFALVNRLAVDERLPIDQLTTLDGGADAVFGYLQQRSA
- a CDS encoding ABC transporter permease subunit; the encoded protein is MNLLRACSALCWVSFRRLLWSSGTLMILLPLGLTIAELSILGHRYALDKNFGRAFEQFSREFVIFQFALLVIPLCALTYATTSIGGDREDRTLLFLLVRPVPRPLIVVAKIFATLPLVLGLIIGVFYVDCRLAGAAGVAAFDAYLPAVLAMSVSYVAAFHLFAVLFRHATVLALIYSIFMEFFLSNIPGMVQRFAVNFYGRSMIYDYGTSLLQVRGESRVVEPLDPRVFTGVTAETALWAMLGISATAIVLAMIVFQRKEYRDLT
- a CDS encoding dicarboxylate/amino acid:cation symporter — protein: MTSPTIDAKRRLPLHHRIMIGLVLGAVVGIAVNLAVGDEDSSAKRAVDWVIFHITGPIGALFLRLLLMLVVPLVFSSLVVGIAGIGDIRKLGRLGLKAFLYTLVISGISVVIGLTMANTIKPGKRMSEETATELREKFGAGVPAAPDKAEAAKPTAPLKKVVDTLIPSNPFFSAATELPNMLHLMFFALLMGVGITLLPHDATRSLVSVLQGLFEVISKLIDLIMLTAPYAVACLVFNNTAQFGIELLAALSWYVVAVLGGLALHMFGVYSLSVYYLSGIPPLDFFRRTRTAALTAFSTSSSNATLPTAMKVTEENLHVPPEIGNFVLTVGATANQNGTALYEGVTVLFLAQLAGVDLTLGQQLMVAYMAILGGIGTAGVPSGSIPFVVLVLSTIGVQPELVAVILGIDRFLDMCRTTLNVTGDITAATFVAKSEGYKLAGDAEKNSS